The following proteins are co-located in the Pseudomonas sp. DY-1 genome:
- a CDS encoding arginine/lysine/ornithine decarboxylase, with protein sequence MYKELKFPVLIVHRDIKADTVAGDRVRAIARELEQEGFTILSTASSAEGRIVASTHHGLACILVAAEGAGENQRLLQDMVELIRVARVRAPQLPIFALGEQVTIENAPAEAMADLNQLRGLLYLYEDTVPFLARQVARAARNYLEGLLPPFFRALVEHTAQSNYSWHTPGHGGGVAYRKSPVGQAFHQFFGENTLRSDLSVSVPELGSLLDHTGPLAEAEARAAQNFGADHTFFVINGTSTANKIVWHSMVGRDDLVLVDRNCHKSIVHSIIMTGAIPLYLTPERNELGIIGPIPLREFSRESIKAKIDASPLAKGREPKVKLAVVTNSTYDGLCYNAEMIKQALGDSVEVLHFDEAWYAYAAFHDFYAGRYGMCTQREERSPLVFTTHSTHKLLAAFSQASMIHVQDGGARRLDRHRFNEAFMMHISTSPQYGIIASLDVASAMMEGPAGHSLIQETFDEALRFRRALANVWQNLAADDWWFDIWEPPLVEGTDAVSTVDWLLRPDADWHGFGDVADDYVLLDPIKVTLVTPGLTADGKLGEQGIPAAVVSKFLWERGLVVEKTGLYSFLVLFSMGITKGKWSTLLTELLEFKRGYDANQPLSDALPSIATGHGARYAGMGLRDLCDALHACYRNSATPKALRRMYTKLPELAMKPADAYDKLVRGDVEPVPLDNLQGRIAAVMLVPYPPGIPLIMPGERFTAETRAIIDYLEFARTFDISFPGFDIDVHGLNCQESPTGRCYTVDCIRE encoded by the coding sequence ATGTATAAAGAGCTCAAGTTCCCCGTCCTCATCGTCCATCGCGACATCAAGGCCGATACCGTTGCCGGTGACCGGGTTCGCGCCATCGCCCGAGAACTGGAGCAGGAAGGCTTCACCATCCTCTCTACCGCCAGTTCCGCCGAAGGCCGCATCGTCGCTTCCACCCACCACGGCCTTGCGTGCATTCTGGTCGCCGCCGAAGGCGCCGGGGAAAACCAGCGATTGCTGCAGGACATGGTGGAGCTGATCCGCGTGGCCCGCGTGCGTGCGCCACAGCTGCCGATATTTGCCCTGGGCGAGCAGGTGACCATCGAGAACGCACCCGCCGAGGCGATGGCAGACCTCAACCAGCTACGTGGTCTGCTTTATCTCTATGAGGACACGGTGCCCTTCCTTGCCCGCCAGGTGGCCCGAGCTGCGCGCAACTACCTGGAAGGCCTGCTACCGCCATTCTTCCGGGCGCTGGTGGAACACACCGCGCAATCCAACTATTCCTGGCACACGCCTGGCCACGGCGGTGGTGTGGCCTACCGCAAGAGCCCGGTGGGGCAGGCGTTTCACCAGTTCTTCGGCGAGAACACGCTGCGCTCGGACCTCTCGGTATCGGTGCCGGAACTGGGCTCGTTGCTGGATCACACAGGTCCCCTGGCCGAAGCCGAGGCCCGGGCCGCGCAGAACTTCGGCGCCGACCATACCTTCTTCGTGATCAACGGCACTTCGACCGCCAACAAGATCGTCTGGCATTCGATGGTTGGCCGCGACGACCTGGTGCTGGTGGATCGCAACTGTCACAAGTCGATCGTCCATTCCATCATCATGACTGGCGCCATCCCGCTGTACCTGACGCCGGAACGAAACGAGCTGGGCATCATCGGACCGATTCCGCTACGCGAGTTCAGCCGTGAGTCGATCAAGGCGAAGATCGATGCCAGTCCGCTCGCCAAGGGGCGCGAGCCGAAGGTCAAGCTGGCGGTGGTGACCAACTCCACCTACGACGGTCTCTGCTACAACGCAGAAATGATCAAGCAGGCACTGGGCGATTCGGTGGAAGTGTTGCACTTCGACGAGGCCTGGTACGCCTATGCAGCGTTCCACGATTTCTACGCCGGCCGCTACGGCATGTGCACCCAACGCGAGGAGCGCTCGCCGCTGGTATTCACCACCCACTCCACACACAAGCTGCTGGCAGCATTCAGTCAGGCGTCGATGATCCATGTACAGGACGGTGGCGCTCGCCGGCTCGACCGGCACCGCTTCAACGAAGCGTTCATGATGCACATATCGACCTCGCCGCAGTACGGCATCATCGCCTCGCTCGATGTGGCTTCCGCAATGATGGAAGGGCCGGCCGGGCATTCGCTGATCCAGGAAACCTTCGATGAGGCCCTGCGCTTCCGCCGCGCCCTGGCCAATGTGTGGCAGAACCTTGCGGCGGACGACTGGTGGTTCGACATCTGGGAGCCGCCCCTGGTCGAGGGAACCGATGCCGTCAGTACCGTGGACTGGCTGTTGCGCCCGGATGCGGACTGGCACGGTTTCGGCGATGTGGCAGACGACTACGTGCTGCTCGATCCGATCAAGGTCACCCTGGTAACGCCGGGCCTGACCGCTGACGGCAAGCTGGGCGAACAGGGCATTCCCGCGGCGGTGGTCAGCAAGTTCCTCTGGGAGCGGGGGCTGGTGGTGGAGAAGACCGGCCTCTATTCATTCCTGGTGTTGTTCTCCATGGGCATCACCAAAGGCAAGTGGAGCACCTTGCTCACTGAGTTGCTGGAGTTCAAGCGCGGTTACGACGCCAATCAGCCGCTGAGCGATGCGTTGCCCTCGATCGCCACTGGACATGGGGCCCGATATGCCGGCATGGGGCTGCGCGACCTCTGCGACGCGCTGCACGCCTGCTATCGCAACAGCGCCACACCCAAGGCGCTGCGACGCATGTACACCAAGCTGCCGGAGTTGGCGATGAAGCCGGCTGACGCCTATGACAAGCTGGTCCGTGGCGACGTGGAGCCGGTGCCCCTGGACAACCTGCAAGGGCGCATCGCCGCTGTGATGCTGGTGCCCTATCCGCCGGGCATCCCTTTGATCATGCCGGGCGAGCGCTTTACGGCTGAAACACGCGCGATAATCGACTATCTGGAGTTCGCGCGAACCTTCGACATCAGCTTCCCGGGCTTCGATATCGACGTCCATGGGCTCAACTGTCAGGAAAGTCCTACAGGTCGCTGCTATACAGTGGACTGCATCAGGGAATAA
- a CDS encoding amino acid permease yields the protein MATGEVAKPRGRMGFWTCTALVVGNMIGSGVFLLPSSLAAYGGLSLFGWLISSTGAVILALTFARLARLNPSAGGPYAYTRDGFGNFAGYLCAWTYWKAAWIGNAAISVTLVGYLQVFIPALRDPVLMVGTAIGAIWLCTLINLRGIGAFGLAQNILTALKLIPLLLVGILGWFSFHPEYLRIPEVSELPPGAGGYANAIATTAALTLWSFIGLESATVPADDVDDPKRTIPRATVFGTLVAAGVYILSITAVQGVLPPDVLMHSTAPFADAARVLVGEWGYHLVAGGAVIACLGALNGWVLLQGQIPMATARDGLLPESLAQTNKYGVPAHGLLVSGVLVTALVLVDGQGDLVDVFNVIILLGTMTGVVPYAFCTAALLQQLAVKPGDFSERERGRLVAIGVLGFVYSIWALYGTGEQAIFWGFLVLMAGIPLYTWRQWRNRVQAEAAVRANG from the coding sequence ATGGCGACTGGGGAAGTGGCGAAGCCTCGCGGCAGAATGGGGTTCTGGACCTGCACCGCGCTGGTGGTGGGCAACATGATCGGCTCGGGCGTGTTCCTCCTTCCCTCGAGCCTGGCCGCCTACGGTGGCCTCAGCCTGTTCGGCTGGCTGATCTCCAGCACCGGAGCGGTGATCCTTGCGTTGACCTTTGCCCGTCTGGCGAGGCTCAACCCCTCGGCCGGGGGACCTTATGCCTATACCCGCGACGGATTTGGAAACTTTGCCGGCTACCTCTGCGCCTGGACCTACTGGAAGGCTGCGTGGATAGGCAATGCGGCCATCTCCGTGACCCTGGTGGGCTACCTGCAGGTCTTCATTCCCGCGCTGCGCGATCCGGTGCTGATGGTGGGCACCGCAATCGGCGCGATCTGGCTCTGCACCCTGATCAACCTGCGCGGCATCGGCGCATTCGGCCTGGCACAGAACATTCTTACCGCGCTCAAGCTCATCCCACTGCTGCTGGTGGGTATTCTCGGCTGGTTTTCCTTCCATCCCGAATACCTGCGAATTCCCGAGGTCAGCGAGCTGCCGCCAGGCGCTGGCGGATACGCCAATGCCATCGCCACCACGGCGGCACTCACGCTCTGGTCATTCATTGGCCTGGAGTCGGCGACCGTGCCGGCGGATGATGTCGACGACCCCAAACGCACCATCCCACGTGCCACGGTGTTTGGGACCCTGGTGGCGGCCGGGGTCTACATCCTTTCCATTACTGCCGTACAAGGCGTTCTGCCGCCCGACGTGCTGATGCATTCCACGGCGCCTTTCGCCGATGCAGCGCGGGTGCTGGTGGGGGAGTGGGGCTATCACCTGGTGGCCGGCGGCGCGGTGATCGCCTGCCTGGGCGCGCTGAATGGCTGGGTCCTGCTGCAGGGCCAGATTCCGATGGCCACCGCCCGCGATGGCCTGTTGCCTGAATCTCTGGCGCAGACCAACAAGTACGGCGTGCCGGCCCATGGCCTACTGGTTTCCGGTGTGTTGGTCACTGCGCTGGTGCTGGTGGATGGCCAGGGCGACCTGGTGGACGTGTTCAACGTCATCATCCTGCTCGGCACCATGACAGGCGTGGTGCCTTATGCCTTCTGCACCGCAGCGCTGCTGCAGCAACTGGCGGTGAAGCCCGGCGACTTCTCCGAGCGCGAACGTGGTCGGCTAGTGGCCATCGGCGTGTTGGGCTTCGTCTATTCCATCTGGGCCCTCTACGGCACCGGCGAGCAGGCCATCTTCTGGGGCTTCCTCGTGCTCATGGCCGGCATTCCGCTCTATACCTGGCGGCAGTGGCGCAATCGGGTGCAGGCCGAGGCGGCCGTCAGAGCCAATGGCTGA
- the nhaB gene encoding sodium/proton antiporter NhaB — MPASPAVALGRNFLGNSPRWYKLTIIGFLVLNPVVLWLLGPVVCSWLLVGEFIFALGMALKCYPLLPGGLLVLEAILLGLATPDAVYEELKHNFPVILLLMFMVAGIYFMKDLLLLLFSRLLLGVRSKTLLALMFCLLAAFLSAFLDALTVTAVIISVALGFYGVYHRVASGKGAGDEHSPDSDHDVANSSREDLETFRAFLRSLLMHAAVGTALGGVCTLVGEPQNLLIGHEAGWHFKDFFLNVAPVSMPVLAAGLLTCVLLEKLGWFGYGAQLPDSVRQVLADFAHEENLRRTQNQRLALMVQGVAALILILCLALHVAEVGLIGLLVIVLITSFNGITDEHQIGRAFQDALPFTALLVTFFAVVAVIQQQHLFTPIIHAVLAMPVDQQPGMLFIANGLLSAISDNVFVATIYITEVKNALDAGNMTREHFDTLAVAINTGTNLPSVATPNGQAAFLFLLTSSVAPLVRLSYGRMVWMALPYTIVMGVLGWWAVSHWL, encoded by the coding sequence ATGCCCGCCTCGCCCGCCGTCGCCCTCGGCCGCAATTTCCTCGGCAACTCGCCGCGCTGGTACAAGCTGACGATCATCGGCTTCCTGGTGCTGAATCCCGTAGTGCTCTGGCTTCTCGGCCCGGTGGTGTGCTCGTGGTTGCTGGTAGGTGAGTTCATCTTCGCCTTGGGCATGGCTCTCAAGTGCTATCCCCTGCTGCCGGGCGGGCTCCTGGTGTTGGAGGCAATACTGCTCGGCCTGGCGACACCCGACGCGGTTTACGAGGAGCTCAAGCACAACTTTCCAGTGATCCTGCTGCTGATGTTCATGGTGGCGGGTATCTATTTCATGAAGGACCTGTTGCTCCTGCTGTTTTCCCGCCTGCTGCTCGGCGTGCGCAGCAAGACCCTGCTGGCCTTGATGTTCTGCCTGCTGGCGGCCTTCCTTTCGGCTTTCCTTGACGCGCTGACCGTGACTGCCGTGATCATCAGCGTTGCCCTCGGGTTCTACGGCGTGTACCACCGCGTAGCCTCCGGCAAGGGTGCGGGCGATGAGCACAGCCCCGACTCCGACCACGACGTCGCCAACTCCAGCCGCGAGGATCTGGAGACCTTCCGTGCCTTCCTCCGCAGCCTGCTGATGCATGCCGCCGTGGGCACCGCCCTGGGCGGTGTCTGCACCCTGGTGGGCGAACCGCAGAACCTGCTGATCGGCCACGAGGCCGGCTGGCACTTCAAGGACTTCTTCCTGAACGTAGCGCCGGTGTCGATGCCGGTGCTGGCGGCGGGCCTGTTGACTTGCGTGCTGCTGGAGAAACTGGGCTGGTTCGGTTACGGCGCCCAGTTGCCAGACAGCGTACGGCAGGTGCTGGCTGACTTCGCCCATGAAGAGAACCTGCGGCGCACCCAGAACCAGCGTCTGGCGCTGATGGTCCAGGGCGTGGCAGCGCTGATTCTCATCCTCTGCCTGGCGCTGCATGTGGCGGAAGTGGGACTGATCGGCCTGCTGGTGATCGTGCTGATCACCAGTTTCAACGGCATCACCGACGAGCACCAGATTGGCCGCGCATTCCAGGACGCCCTGCCCTTCACCGCCCTGCTGGTGACCTTCTTCGCGGTGGTGGCGGTGATCCAGCAGCAGCACCTGTTCACCCCGATCATCCACGCGGTACTGGCGATGCCGGTGGACCAGCAACCGGGGATGCTGTTCATCGCCAACGGTTTGCTCTCGGCCATCAGCGACAACGTCTTCGTTGCCACTATCTACATCACCGAAGTGAAGAACGCGCTGGATGCCGGGAACATGACCCGCGAGCATTTCGACACCCTGGCGGTGGCCATCAACACCGGTACAAACCTGCCCAGTGTCGCCACGCCCAACGGCCAGGCGGCCTTCCTCTTCCTGCTCACCTCATCCGTGGCACCGCTGGTGCGCCTGTCCTACGGCCGCATGGTGTGGATGGCCCTGCCCTACACCATCGTAATGGGCGTACTCGGCTGGTGGGCCGTCAGCCATTGGCTCTGA
- a CDS encoding crotonase/enoyl-CoA hydratase family protein, whose product MPDYKAFRVELADKIAHVQINRPEKINAMNADFWKEIVDVFREIEDNDEVRVVVLSGAGKHFSSGIDLMMLASVGAQLGPDAGRNARALRRKILELQASFNAVDNCSKPVIAAIQGYCLGGAIDLISACDMRYSTADAQFSIKEIDIGMAADVGTLQRLPRIIGDGMMRELAYTGRTIDGEEAQRLGLVNRTYADQVALLDGVFGIAHQIAAKSPIAVRGTKEMIRYMRDHRVDDGLEYIATWNAAMLQSADLRVAMTAHMSKQKPEFAD is encoded by the coding sequence GTGCCTGATTACAAAGCCTTCCGCGTAGAGTTGGCAGACAAGATCGCCCATGTGCAGATCAATCGTCCGGAAAAGATCAACGCGATGAATGCCGATTTCTGGAAAGAGATCGTCGATGTATTCCGCGAGATCGAGGATAACGATGAAGTTCGGGTAGTGGTGCTTTCCGGCGCGGGCAAGCATTTCTCCTCGGGCATCGACCTGATGATGCTCGCCTCCGTCGGTGCCCAACTTGGTCCGGATGCTGGTCGCAACGCACGCGCCCTGCGCCGCAAGATTCTAGAGCTGCAAGCCTCGTTCAACGCTGTCGACAACTGCAGCAAACCGGTGATCGCGGCTATCCAGGGCTACTGCCTGGGTGGCGCCATTGACCTGATTTCAGCTTGCGACATGCGTTACTCGACCGCCGATGCGCAGTTCTCCATCAAGGAAATCGACATCGGCATGGCGGCTGACGTCGGCACCCTGCAGCGCCTGCCGCGCATCATCGGCGACGGCATGATGCGCGAACTGGCCTATACCGGCCGCACCATCGACGGTGAAGAGGCGCAGCGCCTCGGGCTGGTCAATCGAACCTACGCCGACCAGGTCGCCCTGCTCGACGGGGTGTTCGGCATCGCCCATCAGATCGCCGCCAAGTCCCCTATCGCCGTACGCGGAACCAAGGAAATGATCCGCTACATGCGCGACCACCGGGTCGACGATGGCCTCGAATACATCGCCACCTGGAACGCCGCCATGTTGCAATCGGCCGACCTGCGCGTGGCCATGACAGCCCACATGAGCAAGCAGAAGCCAGAGTTCGCTGACTAA
- a CDS encoding ferrous iron transporter B gives MVTGVTSLGLVRDELFATMEHAEQSLEQFIAERQNGSLLQLAVEAMHQVRGTLNLIELTGAELLAQELLDQATDIPTGAGEERDVQLAALSNALHVLRRYLENLDLHRQEMPELLLPAINDLRQAGGQPPLPESYFFSVRLDQARRVAVEVRLPEGADPDALARRFRQAYQQGLLGFLRGQKVSSALRTMERALGGLERLYGDQPRGRLCWIGAAAIESQLAGQLLARKSRKQLFSRLDRELKSLLANAAYEAPRNLQKELLYLVALADSQAPRSQELREVFGMTALPFTDQLLEQEYQRLSGPGQAVMRSLSSAIFEELNSVKDMIDLIERGTAPGESFGSLHALLGKLAKTLVMVGLNSPGNALQVQLPMVAAWGASKPVDSSELLKLADAVLYVESMVAGLDSGERRGVRQAVEPGHEAESFANHQLAEARIVVLDEAQAGLSLAKRAITAYLESNGDKLHLANVPVSLQAVRGGLWFLGQERAAALVAACAEYIQQQMLETSLMPSEQMLETLADALTSLEYYLEGGAGMRRGFQTDVLDLAANSVRALGLPVAA, from the coding sequence ATGGTCACTGGAGTCACTTCGCTGGGGCTGGTGCGCGACGAACTGTTCGCCACCATGGAGCATGCGGAACAGAGCCTCGAGCAATTCATTGCCGAGCGTCAGAACGGCAGCCTTTTGCAGCTGGCCGTGGAAGCCATGCACCAGGTACGTGGAACGCTCAACCTGATCGAGCTCACCGGCGCCGAACTGCTGGCCCAGGAGCTGCTGGACCAGGCCACCGACATTCCCACGGGAGCGGGCGAGGAGCGCGACGTCCAGCTGGCAGCGCTGAGCAATGCACTGCATGTGCTGCGCCGCTACCTGGAGAATCTCGACCTGCATCGCCAGGAAATGCCGGAGCTGCTGCTGCCCGCCATCAACGACCTGCGTCAGGCTGGCGGCCAGCCGCCACTGCCGGAGAGTTACTTCTTCAGCGTCCGCCTGGACCAGGCGCGTCGTGTCGCGGTGGAGGTTCGGTTGCCGGAAGGTGCCGATCCCGACGCCCTGGCCCGGCGTTTCCGTCAGGCCTATCAGCAAGGGCTGCTCGGCTTCCTGCGCGGACAAAAGGTATCCAGTGCGCTGCGCACGATGGAGCGCGCACTTGGTGGCCTCGAACGCCTGTATGGCGATCAGCCCCGTGGCCGCCTGTGCTGGATCGGTGCGGCCGCAATCGAGTCGCAACTGGCCGGCCAACTGTTGGCGCGCAAGTCGCGCAAGCAGCTGTTTTCGCGGCTGGACCGTGAGCTGAAGTCGCTGCTGGCCAACGCCGCCTACGAGGCGCCGCGTAATCTGCAGAAGGAACTCCTCTACCTGGTTGCGTTGGCCGACAGCCAGGCACCTCGCTCCCAGGAACTGCGCGAAGTCTTCGGCATGACCGCGCTGCCTTTTACCGACCAGCTCCTGGAGCAGGAATACCAGCGTCTGTCCGGCCCTGGTCAGGCGGTTATGCGTTCGCTGTCCTCGGCCATCTTCGAGGAGCTGAACAGCGTCAAGGATATGATCGACCTGATCGAGCGCGGCACTGCGCCGGGCGAGTCCTTTGGAAGCCTGCACGCTCTGCTCGGAAAGCTGGCCAAGACGCTCGTCATGGTCGGCCTGAACTCCCCCGGCAATGCCTTGCAGGTACAGCTGCCGATGGTGGCGGCCTGGGGCGCAAGCAAACCAGTCGATTCCAGCGAACTGCTCAAGCTCGCCGATGCGGTGCTTTATGTGGAAAGCATGGTGGCCGGCCTCGATAGCGGCGAGCGCCGAGGCGTGCGCCAGGCCGTCGAGCCGGGGCATGAAGCGGAGTCCTTCGCCAATCATCAACTGGCCGAAGCGCGTATCGTGGTGCTGGATGAAGCCCAGGCGGGGCTGTCCCTGGCCAAGCGGGCCATCACTGCGTATCTCGAATCGAACGGCGACAAATTGCACCTGGCCAACGTACCGGTAAGTCTGCAAGCCGTGCGTGGCGGGCTGTGGTTCCTCGGTCAGGAGCGCGCCGCCGCCCTGGTTGCCGCCTGCGCGGAATACATCCAGCAGCAGATGCTGGAAACCTCCTTGATGCCTTCGGAGCAGATGCTTGAAACCCTGGCAGATGCCCTGACCAGCCTCGAGTATTACCTCGAAGGCGGCGCCGGCATGCGTCGTGGCTTCCAGACCGATGTGCTCGACCTGGCCGCCAATAGCGTGCGCGCCCTCGGCTTGCCGGTGGCGGCCTGA
- the nudC gene encoding NAD(+) diphosphatase, translating to MAGERWQSGLLDASAPGGWAVAHCRQQFLTDSNGVLFPREWLKRQELPVLAEHGIGHFDGDPIYLLELAHPADVAGCFWQGLRQVMLQGDPDTFRMLGYASQIGTWADQNRFCGSCGQRMEQVTGERAMRCPSCEVHHYPRLSPSMIVLVSRGDELLLARSPRFVSGVYSTLAGFVEPGESVEECVAREVREEVGVEIGNIQYISSQNWPFPHSLMLGFHAEYRSGEIVPQPGEIEDARWFPVDALPPLPAQRSIARYLIDLYVARRLGLADPVLPH from the coding sequence ATGGCGGGCGAGCGCTGGCAGTCGGGCTTGCTGGATGCCTCGGCACCTGGTGGCTGGGCCGTGGCCCACTGCCGCCAGCAGTTCCTCACTGACAGCAATGGCGTGCTGTTTCCCCGTGAGTGGCTGAAGCGCCAGGAGTTGCCGGTGCTCGCCGAGCATGGCATCGGTCACTTCGATGGTGACCCTATCTACCTGCTGGAGCTGGCTCACCCGGCCGACGTGGCTGGCTGCTTCTGGCAGGGTCTGCGCCAGGTGATGTTGCAGGGTGATCCGGATACCTTCCGCATGCTCGGTTACGCCAGCCAGATTGGTACCTGGGCGGACCAGAACCGTTTCTGCGGCAGCTGTGGTCAGCGTATGGAGCAGGTCACGGGCGAGCGTGCAATGCGCTGCCCGAGCTGTGAAGTTCACCATTATCCGCGGCTGTCACCGAGCATGATCGTGCTGGTGAGTCGTGGCGACGAGTTGTTGCTGGCGCGCTCGCCACGCTTCGTCAGTGGCGTCTACAGCACGCTGGCGGGTTTCGTCGAACCCGGCGAGTCCGTGGAAGAGTGCGTGGCTCGCGAGGTGCGGGAAGAGGTCGGCGTAGAAATCGGCAATATCCAGTACATCTCCAGCCAGAACTGGCCGTTCCCGCATTCGCTGATGCTTGGCTTCCACGCCGAATACCGTAGTGGTGAGATCGTGCCGCAGCCCGGTGAGATCGAAGATGCCCGCTGGTTCCCCGTGGATGCGCTGCCGCCATTGCCGGCGCAGCGCTCCATCGCGCGTTACCTCATCGACCTCTACGTTGCGCGTCGTCTCGGCCTAGCCGATCCAGTGTTGCCACACTAG
- a CDS encoding TSUP family transporter: MPFELAVDPATLAILAAVAFLAGFIDAIAGGGGLLTIPALLTAGLPPHLVLGTNKLCATFGSATASYTFYRRKLFDPSKWRNALIATAIGAALGAVIAHWLPAAWLNQMLPVVVFGCGLYLLFGKTPDVEHSQDAPIPRDCQWPQGLGLGFYDGVAGPGTGAFWTVSSLLLYPLDLVRASGVARSMNFVSNAMALVVFIAAGQVAWALGISMGVALMAGAFLGARTAIKGGAKFIRPVFILVVLALTARLVWQHWIG; encoded by the coding sequence ATCCCCTTCGAGCTGGCGGTCGATCCCGCCACCCTGGCGATTCTCGCCGCCGTTGCCTTTCTTGCCGGATTCATCGATGCCATCGCGGGCGGCGGCGGCCTGCTGACCATCCCCGCCCTGCTCACTGCGGGTCTGCCGCCCCACCTGGTGCTGGGCACCAACAAACTCTGCGCCACCTTCGGCTCCGCCACCGCCAGCTACACCTTCTACCGGCGCAAGCTGTTCGACCCATCGAAATGGCGCAACGCATTGATCGCCACGGCCATCGGCGCCGCACTGGGCGCGGTGATCGCTCACTGGCTACCCGCTGCATGGCTCAACCAGATGCTGCCGGTGGTGGTCTTCGGATGTGGCCTCTACCTCTTGTTCGGCAAGACGCCGGATGTCGAGCACAGCCAGGACGCACCGATACCCCGTGACTGCCAATGGCCCCAGGGCCTCGGACTGGGTTTCTACGACGGTGTGGCCGGCCCTGGCACTGGCGCCTTCTGGACCGTCAGCAGCCTGCTGCTCTATCCCCTGGACCTGGTGCGCGCCAGCGGCGTCGCCCGCAGCATGAACTTCGTCAGCAACGCCATGGCCCTGGTGGTCTTCATCGCCGCCGGCCAGGTCGCCTGGGCACTGGGTATCAGCATGGGGGTGGCGCTGATGGCTGGTGCCTTCCTCGGCGCACGCACCGCCATCAAGGGCGGCGCCAAGTTCATCCGCCCGGTGTTCATCCTGGTGGTACTGGCGCTGACCGCGCGTCTAGTGTGGCAACACTGGATCGGCTAG
- a CDS encoding SDR family oxidoreductase, translated as MSKTNLFDLDGKIAFVSGASRGIGEAIAKLLAQQGAHVIVSSRKIEGCQAVADAIIAEGGKATAIACHIGEMEQIQNVFAEIREKFGRLDILVNNAATNPQFCNVLDTDLSAFQKTVDVNIRGYYFMSIEGGKLMKQNGGGSIINVASINGVSPGEFQGIYSVTKAAVISMTKVFAKECAQFGIRCNALLPGLTDTKFASALVKNDAILNVALQRIPLKRVADPSEMAGTVLYLASDASSYTTGVALNVDGGFLS; from the coding sequence ATGTCCAAGACCAACCTGTTCGACCTCGACGGCAAGATCGCCTTCGTTTCAGGCGCCAGCCGCGGCATCGGTGAAGCCATCGCCAAGCTGCTGGCCCAGCAAGGTGCCCACGTGATCGTTTCCAGCCGCAAGATCGAGGGCTGCCAGGCCGTCGCCGATGCCATCATCGCCGAAGGCGGCAAGGCCACCGCCATCGCCTGCCACATCGGCGAGATGGAACAGATCCAGAACGTTTTTGCCGAGATCCGCGAGAAGTTCGGACGCCTCGACATCCTGGTCAACAACGCCGCGACCAACCCACAGTTCTGCAACGTGCTGGACACCGACCTGTCGGCCTTCCAGAAGACCGTGGACGTCAACATCCGTGGCTACTACTTCATGTCCATCGAAGGCGGCAAGCTGATGAAGCAGAACGGTGGTGGCAGCATCATCAACGTCGCTTCCATCAACGGCGTTTCCCCAGGCGAGTTCCAGGGCATCTACTCCGTGACCAAGGCCGCCGTGATCAGCATGACCAAGGTCTTCGCCAAGGAATGCGCCCAGTTCGGCATCCGCTGCAACGCCCTGCTGCCGGGCCTGACCGACACCAAGTTCGCTTCGGCCCTGGTGAAGAACGATGCCATCCTCAACGTCGCCCTGCAGCGCATCCCGCTCAAGCGCGTTGCCGACCCGAGCGAGATGGCTGGCACCGTTCTGTATTTGGCCAGCGATGCCTCCAGCTACACCACCGGCGTTGCACTGAACGTCGACGGCGGCTTCCTCTCCTGA